In Alosa alosa isolate M-15738 ecotype Scorff River chromosome 23, AALO_Geno_1.1, whole genome shotgun sequence, a single window of DNA contains:
- the acd gene encoding adrenocortical dysplasia protein homolog isoform X1, with the protein MFLERRAVPSHVGWIPSLFNSSGFPQKELKLSMKPTLLLAHHFDCHRLRSEILLTISSPLLIVTTMRRLGRNHTDPEPWIEQLVLNYETAIPPDKAVKATVIGVKDLTESQDETDASCVLYLSDGVVHIPAVLTTQAWSRLQDMEERESYSGLENAIVCVKNLQLNFHMEPERDNCQFYVTVNQISTIGQGSSHNAVPNCATLPSIKEQIRKTWRSRTDESSSQSQSILRLTDLLDAWVTDGGTQVTPQEVIDRPTPLPGPTPARHNKGFPTPPGPTHSRKNTPPVSCSSFRNMYAPTQATPSHCTVDSPAEPSSSHHHCVAPPTSGQRPQSLDDGSKLALIRKIMSRLAHPTLPLSNDDVTAPTQWHQDRLSYKGEECFSVPGYHLLRERIATATAASTSRSPPSSLVPPLSDKQVDQPTTTQNEGPDQLPSSGERVDDSPRSSRYAESVHEGGGWDVFAPVVDVLRSLSPSELSATPEDMQILQSQSASVLPENLPLLQSQSATAQNLPLIEPQSDSATPENLPVTKVPSDSDTTEDGLLTKIQSDSATPENLPLIQSQSASATPRKLPLLHGLTSLCTPENLRHLDSQLGSTSPEQFPLHQSLLARLSSAPIGSSTQNVSSNGSRAQKTGSTLPPYQPQLPLVISPSQLSGKRSTPRPSPEEEDDTKAPRSPPSWIAQTQQTGSNHNEVASQPKRRMFASPSEQSWVHKDGSAFYYKYQASVQDMCALGRFTVPPEMIQWSVRYLLASASPHTSAEEPGQRTEAPEP; encoded by the exons ATGTTCCTTGAAAGGAGGGCAGTACCCTCCCATGTGGGATGGATACCGTCTCTTTTCAACAGTTCAGGTTTCCCCCAGAAGGAGCTAAAGTTATCTATGAAGCCCACATTGTTATTGGCACACCACTTTGACTGCCATCGGTTGAGGTCCGAAATTCTGCTGACCATTTCATCACCTCTTTTAATAG TAACAACAATGCGCAGGTTGGGCAGAAACCACACAGACCCCGAGCCCTGGATCGAACAGCTGGTTCTCAACTATGAAACAGCCATACCACCGGACAAGGCAGTGAAGGCCACCGTCATTGGT gtcAAAGACCTGACAGAATCCCAAGATGAGACAGATGCGAGCTGTGTCCTATATCTCTCGGATGGAGTGGTCCACATCCCTGCAGTTCTCACAACACAGGCCTGGAGCAGGCTGCAGGA catggaggagagagagagttactcGGGGCTGGAGAATGCCATCGTCTGTGTGAAGAATCTGCAGTTGAACTTCCACATGGAGCCTGAGCGG GATAACTGCCAGTTTTATGTGACGGTCAATCAGATCAGCACCATTGGCCAGGGGAGCTCCCACAATGCCGTTCCCAACTG TGCTACATTACCGTCCATTAAAGAACAGATCCGCAAAACATGGAG GTCCAGAACAGATGAGAGTTCATCTCAGTCTCAAAGTA TACTCCGTCTGACAGACTTATTGGACGCATGGGTGACAGATGGAGGGACTCAGGTCACACCCCAAGAAGTGATTGACAGGCCAACCCCACTTCCTGGACCTACTCCCGCCCGCCACAATAAGGGCTTTCCAACTCCACCTGGTCCAACCCACTCCAGGAAGAACACGCCCCCGGTGTCCTGTTCCTCGTTTCGTAATATGTACGCACCCACTCAAGCCACTCCCTCCCACTGTACTGTGGACTCACCGGCAGAGCCAAGCTCCTCCCACCACCACTGTGTAGCCCCTCCCACCAGTGGCCAGAGGCCCCAGTCATTGGATGATGGGAGCAAATTGGCGCTGATTAGGAAGATAATGAGCAGACTGGCTCATCCCACTCTGCCATTATCAAATGATGATGTGACTGCTCCTACCCAGTGGCACCAGGATCGGCTGTCTTATAAA GGAGAGGAGTGTTTCTCTGTTCCTGGTTATCATCTCTTGAGAGAAAGGATTGCTACGGCAACAGCAGCATCCACAAGCCGTTCACCACCCAGTAGCTTGGTCCCTCCCCTGTCTGACAAGCAGGTGGATCAACCAACCACCACCCAAAATGAGGGCCCAGACCAGTTGCCCTCATCTGGAGAGAGGGTGGATGATTCGCCACGTTCCAGTCGTT ATGCGGAGTCTGTCCATGAAGGCGGTGGGTGGGACGTGTTTGCTCCAGTCGTTGATGTCCTGCGCTCTCTGTCCCCTTCTGAGT TGTCTGCTACTCCAGAGGACATGCAGATTCTTCAGAGCCAATCAGCTTCAGTTCTGCCAGAGAACCTCCCACTCTTGCAGAGCCAATCAGCCACCGCACAGAACCTACCACTCATAGAGCCCCAATCAGATTCCGCCACCCCAGAGAACCTGCCAGTCACCAAGGTCCCCTCAGATTCAGACACCACAGAGGACGGCCTACTCACAAAGATCCAATCAGATTCAGCTACCCCAGAGAACCTCCCCCTTATCCAGAGCCAATCAGCTTCAGCCACCCCCAGGAAACTGCCACTCCTGCATGGACTGACCTCATTATGCACTCCAGAGAACCTCAGACATCTGGACAGCCAATTAGGTTCAACTTCGCCAGAGCAATTCCCTCTCCACCAATCACTTTTGGCCCGCCTGAGCTCTGCTCCAATAGGAAGCAGCACACAGAATGTGTCATCCAATGGCAGCAGGGCCCAAAAGACGGGATCCACCCTCCCGCCCTATCAGCCACAATTGCCCCTGGTGATAAGCCCCTCCCAGCTCAGCGGCAAGCGTTCTACCCCTCGTCCGTCtccagaggaggaggacgacacCAAAGCCCCCAGGAGCCCCCCGTCATGGATAGCGCAAACACAGCAGACAGGAAGTAACCACAACGAGGTAGCAAGTCAACCCAAGCGGCGCATGTTCGCCTCACCTTCCGAGCAGAGCTGG
- the acd gene encoding adrenocortical dysplasia protein homolog isoform X2, whose protein sequence is MFLERRAVPSHVGWIPSLFNSSGFPQKELKLSMKPTLLLAHHFDCHRLRSEILLTISSPLLIVTTMRRLGRNHTDPEPWIEQLVLNYETAIPPDKAVKATVIGVKDLTESQDETDASCVLYLSDGVVHIPAVLTTQAWSRLQDMEERESYSGLENAIVCVKNLQLNFHMEPERDNCQFYVTVNQISTIGQGSSHNAVPNCATLPSIKEQIRKTWRSRTDESSSQSQSILRLTDLLDAWVTDGGTQVTPQEVIDRPTPLPGPTPARHNKGFPTPPGPTHSRKNTPPVSCSSFRNMYAPTQATPSHCTVDSPAEPSSSHHHCVAPPTSGQRPQSLDDGSKLALIRKIMSRLAHPTLPLSNDDVTAPTQWHQDRLSYKGEECFSVPGYHLLRERIATATAASTSRSPPSSLVPPLSDKQVDQPTTTQNEGPDQLPSSGERVDDSPRSSRLSATPEDMQILQSQSASVLPENLPLLQSQSATAQNLPLIEPQSDSATPENLPVTKVPSDSDTTEDGLLTKIQSDSATPENLPLIQSQSASATPRKLPLLHGLTSLCTPENLRHLDSQLGSTSPEQFPLHQSLLARLSSAPIGSSTQNVSSNGSRAQKTGSTLPPYQPQLPLVISPSQLSGKRSTPRPSPEEEDDTKAPRSPPSWIAQTQQTGSNHNEVASQPKRRMFASPSEQSWVHKDGSAFYYKYQASVQDMCALGRFTVPPEMIQWSVRYLLASASPHTSAEEPGQRTEAPEP, encoded by the exons ATGTTCCTTGAAAGGAGGGCAGTACCCTCCCATGTGGGATGGATACCGTCTCTTTTCAACAGTTCAGGTTTCCCCCAGAAGGAGCTAAAGTTATCTATGAAGCCCACATTGTTATTGGCACACCACTTTGACTGCCATCGGTTGAGGTCCGAAATTCTGCTGACCATTTCATCACCTCTTTTAATAG TAACAACAATGCGCAGGTTGGGCAGAAACCACACAGACCCCGAGCCCTGGATCGAACAGCTGGTTCTCAACTATGAAACAGCCATACCACCGGACAAGGCAGTGAAGGCCACCGTCATTGGT gtcAAAGACCTGACAGAATCCCAAGATGAGACAGATGCGAGCTGTGTCCTATATCTCTCGGATGGAGTGGTCCACATCCCTGCAGTTCTCACAACACAGGCCTGGAGCAGGCTGCAGGA catggaggagagagagagttactcGGGGCTGGAGAATGCCATCGTCTGTGTGAAGAATCTGCAGTTGAACTTCCACATGGAGCCTGAGCGG GATAACTGCCAGTTTTATGTGACGGTCAATCAGATCAGCACCATTGGCCAGGGGAGCTCCCACAATGCCGTTCCCAACTG TGCTACATTACCGTCCATTAAAGAACAGATCCGCAAAACATGGAG GTCCAGAACAGATGAGAGTTCATCTCAGTCTCAAAGTA TACTCCGTCTGACAGACTTATTGGACGCATGGGTGACAGATGGAGGGACTCAGGTCACACCCCAAGAAGTGATTGACAGGCCAACCCCACTTCCTGGACCTACTCCCGCCCGCCACAATAAGGGCTTTCCAACTCCACCTGGTCCAACCCACTCCAGGAAGAACACGCCCCCGGTGTCCTGTTCCTCGTTTCGTAATATGTACGCACCCACTCAAGCCACTCCCTCCCACTGTACTGTGGACTCACCGGCAGAGCCAAGCTCCTCCCACCACCACTGTGTAGCCCCTCCCACCAGTGGCCAGAGGCCCCAGTCATTGGATGATGGGAGCAAATTGGCGCTGATTAGGAAGATAATGAGCAGACTGGCTCATCCCACTCTGCCATTATCAAATGATGATGTGACTGCTCCTACCCAGTGGCACCAGGATCGGCTGTCTTATAAA GGAGAGGAGTGTTTCTCTGTTCCTGGTTATCATCTCTTGAGAGAAAGGATTGCTACGGCAACAGCAGCATCCACAAGCCGTTCACCACCCAGTAGCTTGGTCCCTCCCCTGTCTGACAAGCAGGTGGATCAACCAACCACCACCCAAAATGAGGGCCCAGACCAGTTGCCCTCATCTGGAGAGAGGGTGGATGATTCGCCACGTTCCAGTCGTT TGTCTGCTACTCCAGAGGACATGCAGATTCTTCAGAGCCAATCAGCTTCAGTTCTGCCAGAGAACCTCCCACTCTTGCAGAGCCAATCAGCCACCGCACAGAACCTACCACTCATAGAGCCCCAATCAGATTCCGCCACCCCAGAGAACCTGCCAGTCACCAAGGTCCCCTCAGATTCAGACACCACAGAGGACGGCCTACTCACAAAGATCCAATCAGATTCAGCTACCCCAGAGAACCTCCCCCTTATCCAGAGCCAATCAGCTTCAGCCACCCCCAGGAAACTGCCACTCCTGCATGGACTGACCTCATTATGCACTCCAGAGAACCTCAGACATCTGGACAGCCAATTAGGTTCAACTTCGCCAGAGCAATTCCCTCTCCACCAATCACTTTTGGCCCGCCTGAGCTCTGCTCCAATAGGAAGCAGCACACAGAATGTGTCATCCAATGGCAGCAGGGCCCAAAAGACGGGATCCACCCTCCCGCCCTATCAGCCACAATTGCCCCTGGTGATAAGCCCCTCCCAGCTCAGCGGCAAGCGTTCTACCCCTCGTCCGTCtccagaggaggaggacgacacCAAAGCCCCCAGGAGCCCCCCGTCATGGATAGCGCAAACACAGCAGACAGGAAGTAACCACAACGAGGTAGCAAGTCAACCCAAGCGGCGCATGTTCGCCTCACCTTCCGAGCAGAGCTGG
- the acd gene encoding adrenocortical dysplasia protein homolog isoform X3, producing MRRLGRNHTDPEPWIEQLVLNYETAIPPDKAVKATVIGVKDLTESQDETDASCVLYLSDGVVHIPAVLTTQAWSRLQDMEERESYSGLENAIVCVKNLQLNFHMEPERDNCQFYVTVNQISTIGQGSSHNAVPNCATLPSIKEQIRKTWRSRTDESSSQSQSILRLTDLLDAWVTDGGTQVTPQEVIDRPTPLPGPTPARHNKGFPTPPGPTHSRKNTPPVSCSSFRNMYAPTQATPSHCTVDSPAEPSSSHHHCVAPPTSGQRPQSLDDGSKLALIRKIMSRLAHPTLPLSNDDVTAPTQWHQDRLSYKGEECFSVPGYHLLRERIATATAASTSRSPPSSLVPPLSDKQVDQPTTTQNEGPDQLPSSGERVDDSPRSSRYAESVHEGGGWDVFAPVVDVLRSLSPSELSATPEDMQILQSQSASVLPENLPLLQSQSATAQNLPLIEPQSDSATPENLPVTKVPSDSDTTEDGLLTKIQSDSATPENLPLIQSQSASATPRKLPLLHGLTSLCTPENLRHLDSQLGSTSPEQFPLHQSLLARLSSAPIGSSTQNVSSNGSRAQKTGSTLPPYQPQLPLVISPSQLSGKRSTPRPSPEEEDDTKAPRSPPSWIAQTQQTGSNHNEVASQPKRRMFASPSEQSWVHKDGSAFYYKYQASVQDMCALGRFTVPPEMIQWSVRYLLASASPHTSAEEPGQRTEAPEP from the exons ATGCGCAGGTTGGGCAGAAACCACACAGACCCCGAGCCCTGGATCGAACAGCTGGTTCTCAACTATGAAACAGCCATACCACCGGACAAGGCAGTGAAGGCCACCGTCATTGGT gtcAAAGACCTGACAGAATCCCAAGATGAGACAGATGCGAGCTGTGTCCTATATCTCTCGGATGGAGTGGTCCACATCCCTGCAGTTCTCACAACACAGGCCTGGAGCAGGCTGCAGGA catggaggagagagagagttactcGGGGCTGGAGAATGCCATCGTCTGTGTGAAGAATCTGCAGTTGAACTTCCACATGGAGCCTGAGCGG GATAACTGCCAGTTTTATGTGACGGTCAATCAGATCAGCACCATTGGCCAGGGGAGCTCCCACAATGCCGTTCCCAACTG TGCTACATTACCGTCCATTAAAGAACAGATCCGCAAAACATGGAG GTCCAGAACAGATGAGAGTTCATCTCAGTCTCAAAGTA TACTCCGTCTGACAGACTTATTGGACGCATGGGTGACAGATGGAGGGACTCAGGTCACACCCCAAGAAGTGATTGACAGGCCAACCCCACTTCCTGGACCTACTCCCGCCCGCCACAATAAGGGCTTTCCAACTCCACCTGGTCCAACCCACTCCAGGAAGAACACGCCCCCGGTGTCCTGTTCCTCGTTTCGTAATATGTACGCACCCACTCAAGCCACTCCCTCCCACTGTACTGTGGACTCACCGGCAGAGCCAAGCTCCTCCCACCACCACTGTGTAGCCCCTCCCACCAGTGGCCAGAGGCCCCAGTCATTGGATGATGGGAGCAAATTGGCGCTGATTAGGAAGATAATGAGCAGACTGGCTCATCCCACTCTGCCATTATCAAATGATGATGTGACTGCTCCTACCCAGTGGCACCAGGATCGGCTGTCTTATAAA GGAGAGGAGTGTTTCTCTGTTCCTGGTTATCATCTCTTGAGAGAAAGGATTGCTACGGCAACAGCAGCATCCACAAGCCGTTCACCACCCAGTAGCTTGGTCCCTCCCCTGTCTGACAAGCAGGTGGATCAACCAACCACCACCCAAAATGAGGGCCCAGACCAGTTGCCCTCATCTGGAGAGAGGGTGGATGATTCGCCACGTTCCAGTCGTT ATGCGGAGTCTGTCCATGAAGGCGGTGGGTGGGACGTGTTTGCTCCAGTCGTTGATGTCCTGCGCTCTCTGTCCCCTTCTGAGT TGTCTGCTACTCCAGAGGACATGCAGATTCTTCAGAGCCAATCAGCTTCAGTTCTGCCAGAGAACCTCCCACTCTTGCAGAGCCAATCAGCCACCGCACAGAACCTACCACTCATAGAGCCCCAATCAGATTCCGCCACCCCAGAGAACCTGCCAGTCACCAAGGTCCCCTCAGATTCAGACACCACAGAGGACGGCCTACTCACAAAGATCCAATCAGATTCAGCTACCCCAGAGAACCTCCCCCTTATCCAGAGCCAATCAGCTTCAGCCACCCCCAGGAAACTGCCACTCCTGCATGGACTGACCTCATTATGCACTCCAGAGAACCTCAGACATCTGGACAGCCAATTAGGTTCAACTTCGCCAGAGCAATTCCCTCTCCACCAATCACTTTTGGCCCGCCTGAGCTCTGCTCCAATAGGAAGCAGCACACAGAATGTGTCATCCAATGGCAGCAGGGCCCAAAAGACGGGATCCACCCTCCCGCCCTATCAGCCACAATTGCCCCTGGTGATAAGCCCCTCCCAGCTCAGCGGCAAGCGTTCTACCCCTCGTCCGTCtccagaggaggaggacgacacCAAAGCCCCCAGGAGCCCCCCGTCATGGATAGCGCAAACACAGCAGACAGGAAGTAACCACAACGAGGTAGCAAGTCAACCCAAGCGGCGCATGTTCGCCTCACCTTCCGAGCAGAGCTGG
- the acd gene encoding adrenocortical dysplasia protein homolog isoform X4, with translation MEERESYSGLENAIVCVKNLQLNFHMEPERDNCQFYVTVNQISTIGQGSSHNAVPNCATLPSIKEQIRKTWRSRTDESSSQSQSILRLTDLLDAWVTDGGTQVTPQEVIDRPTPLPGPTPARHNKGFPTPPGPTHSRKNTPPVSCSSFRNMYAPTQATPSHCTVDSPAEPSSSHHHCVAPPTSGQRPQSLDDGSKLALIRKIMSRLAHPTLPLSNDDVTAPTQWHQDRLSYKGEECFSVPGYHLLRERIATATAASTSRSPPSSLVPPLSDKQVDQPTTTQNEGPDQLPSSGERVDDSPRSSRYAESVHEGGGWDVFAPVVDVLRSLSPSELSATPEDMQILQSQSASVLPENLPLLQSQSATAQNLPLIEPQSDSATPENLPVTKVPSDSDTTEDGLLTKIQSDSATPENLPLIQSQSASATPRKLPLLHGLTSLCTPENLRHLDSQLGSTSPEQFPLHQSLLARLSSAPIGSSTQNVSSNGSRAQKTGSTLPPYQPQLPLVISPSQLSGKRSTPRPSPEEEDDTKAPRSPPSWIAQTQQTGSNHNEVASQPKRRMFASPSEQSWVHKDGSAFYYKYQASVQDMCALGRFTVPPEMIQWSVRYLLASASPHTSAEEPGQRTEAPEP, from the exons atggaggagagagagagttactcGGGGCTGGAGAATGCCATCGTCTGTGTGAAGAATCTGCAGTTGAACTTCCACATGGAGCCTGAGCGG GATAACTGCCAGTTTTATGTGACGGTCAATCAGATCAGCACCATTGGCCAGGGGAGCTCCCACAATGCCGTTCCCAACTG TGCTACATTACCGTCCATTAAAGAACAGATCCGCAAAACATGGAG GTCCAGAACAGATGAGAGTTCATCTCAGTCTCAAAGTA TACTCCGTCTGACAGACTTATTGGACGCATGGGTGACAGATGGAGGGACTCAGGTCACACCCCAAGAAGTGATTGACAGGCCAACCCCACTTCCTGGACCTACTCCCGCCCGCCACAATAAGGGCTTTCCAACTCCACCTGGTCCAACCCACTCCAGGAAGAACACGCCCCCGGTGTCCTGTTCCTCGTTTCGTAATATGTACGCACCCACTCAAGCCACTCCCTCCCACTGTACTGTGGACTCACCGGCAGAGCCAAGCTCCTCCCACCACCACTGTGTAGCCCCTCCCACCAGTGGCCAGAGGCCCCAGTCATTGGATGATGGGAGCAAATTGGCGCTGATTAGGAAGATAATGAGCAGACTGGCTCATCCCACTCTGCCATTATCAAATGATGATGTGACTGCTCCTACCCAGTGGCACCAGGATCGGCTGTCTTATAAA GGAGAGGAGTGTTTCTCTGTTCCTGGTTATCATCTCTTGAGAGAAAGGATTGCTACGGCAACAGCAGCATCCACAAGCCGTTCACCACCCAGTAGCTTGGTCCCTCCCCTGTCTGACAAGCAGGTGGATCAACCAACCACCACCCAAAATGAGGGCCCAGACCAGTTGCCCTCATCTGGAGAGAGGGTGGATGATTCGCCACGTTCCAGTCGTT ATGCGGAGTCTGTCCATGAAGGCGGTGGGTGGGACGTGTTTGCTCCAGTCGTTGATGTCCTGCGCTCTCTGTCCCCTTCTGAGT TGTCTGCTACTCCAGAGGACATGCAGATTCTTCAGAGCCAATCAGCTTCAGTTCTGCCAGAGAACCTCCCACTCTTGCAGAGCCAATCAGCCACCGCACAGAACCTACCACTCATAGAGCCCCAATCAGATTCCGCCACCCCAGAGAACCTGCCAGTCACCAAGGTCCCCTCAGATTCAGACACCACAGAGGACGGCCTACTCACAAAGATCCAATCAGATTCAGCTACCCCAGAGAACCTCCCCCTTATCCAGAGCCAATCAGCTTCAGCCACCCCCAGGAAACTGCCACTCCTGCATGGACTGACCTCATTATGCACTCCAGAGAACCTCAGACATCTGGACAGCCAATTAGGTTCAACTTCGCCAGAGCAATTCCCTCTCCACCAATCACTTTTGGCCCGCCTGAGCTCTGCTCCAATAGGAAGCAGCACACAGAATGTGTCATCCAATGGCAGCAGGGCCCAAAAGACGGGATCCACCCTCCCGCCCTATCAGCCACAATTGCCCCTGGTGATAAGCCCCTCCCAGCTCAGCGGCAAGCGTTCTACCCCTCGTCCGTCtccagaggaggaggacgacacCAAAGCCCCCAGGAGCCCCCCGTCATGGATAGCGCAAACACAGCAGACAGGAAGTAACCACAACGAGGTAGCAAGTCAACCCAAGCGGCGCATGTTCGCCTCACCTTCCGAGCAGAGCTGG